In the Pseudomonas sp. ADAK2 genome, one interval contains:
- the lspA gene encoding signal peptidase II, which produces MPNAAGRFGRLSWLWLSMLVLVIDQASKFYFEGKLEMYQQIVVIPDLFSWTLAYNTGAAFSFLADSSGWQRWLFALIAVVVSAVLVVWLKRLGRNETWLAVALALVLGGALGNLYDRIALGHVIDFILVHWQNRWYFPAFNFADSAISVGAVMLALDMFKSKKTGETVHD; this is translated from the coding sequence ATGCCTAATGCGGCTGGCCGTTTCGGACGGCTGAGCTGGCTTTGGTTGAGCATGCTGGTCCTGGTCATTGACCAGGCCAGCAAGTTCTACTTCGAAGGCAAGCTCGAGATGTACCAGCAAATCGTGGTGATCCCCGATTTGTTCAGCTGGACCCTGGCCTACAATACCGGCGCGGCGTTCAGCTTCCTGGCCGACAGCTCTGGCTGGCAGCGCTGGTTGTTTGCGCTGATCGCCGTGGTGGTCAGTGCGGTGCTGGTGGTCTGGCTCAAACGCCTCGGGCGCAACGAAACCTGGCTGGCCGTCGCTTTGGCGCTGGTGCTGGGCGGCGCGCTGGGCAATCTGTATGACCGCATTGCCCTGGGCCATGTGATCGATTTCATCCTGGTGCACTGGCAGAACCGCTGGTATTTCCCGGCGTTCAACTTTGCCGACAGCGCCATCAGCGTCGGTGCGGTAATGCTTGCGCTGGATATGTTCAAAAGCAAGAAAACCGGAGAAACCGTTCATGACTGA
- the thiO gene encoding glycine oxidase ThiO, with the protein MSRQQQVVIVGGGVIGLLTAFNLASEVQSVVLLDRSNVGQESSWAGGGIVSPLYPWRYSPAVTALAHWSQDFYPQLGERLFAATGVDPEVHTTGLYWLDLDDEAEALAWAERENRPLRAVDISAAHDAVPVLGGGFSRAIYMADVANVRNPRLVKSLKAALLALPNVTIHEQCEVSGFIRDGDAVVGVQTSTGAILGDQVVLTAGAWSGDLLKSLGLELPVEPVKGQMILYKCAADFLPSMVLAKGRYAIPRRDGHILIGSTLEHEGFDKTPTGSALESLKASAVELIPALAEAEVVGHWAGLRPGSPEGIPYIGRVPGFAGLWLNCGHYRNGLVLAPASCQLFADVMLGRAPIIDPAPYAPAGRI; encoded by the coding sequence ATGAGCAGGCAACAGCAAGTGGTGATTGTCGGCGGCGGGGTGATCGGCCTGCTGACCGCGTTCAATCTCGCGTCCGAAGTGCAGAGCGTTGTGCTGCTGGATCGCTCGAACGTCGGCCAGGAATCGTCCTGGGCCGGCGGCGGCATTGTTTCACCGCTTTATCCGTGGCGCTACAGCCCGGCGGTCACGGCGCTGGCTCACTGGTCCCAGGATTTTTATCCACAGCTGGGTGAGCGTCTGTTTGCCGCCACCGGCGTCGACCCCGAAGTGCACACCACCGGGCTTTACTGGCTGGATCTGGACGATGAAGCCGAAGCACTGGCCTGGGCCGAACGGGAAAACCGTCCGCTGCGGGCTGTGGATATCTCGGCAGCCCATGACGCGGTGCCGGTCCTGGGCGGTGGTTTCTCACGGGCCATCTACATGGCCGATGTGGCCAACGTGCGCAACCCGCGGCTGGTCAAGTCTCTGAAGGCGGCGCTGTTGGCGCTGCCGAACGTGACGATCCATGAGCAATGCGAAGTCAGCGGGTTTATCCGTGACGGCGACGCGGTGGTCGGGGTGCAGACGTCCACGGGCGCGATTCTTGGCGATCAGGTTGTGTTGACGGCGGGCGCCTGGAGCGGCGACTTGCTGAAAAGCCTCGGCCTGGAACTGCCGGTCGAGCCAGTCAAGGGTCAAATGATTCTGTACAAGTGTGCGGCGGATTTTTTGCCGAGCATGGTCTTGGCCAAGGGCCGGTACGCGATTCCGCGTCGCGACGGACATATCCTGATCGGCAGTACGCTGGAGCACGAAGGGTTCGACAAGACCCCAACCGGATCGGCGCTGGAAAGCCTGAAGGCCTCGGCCGTGGAGTTGATCCCGGCGCTGGCGGAAGCCGAGGTGGTGGGGCATTGGGCCGGGCTGCGGCCGGGCTCGCCGGAAGGCATTCCCTATATTGGCCGGGTGCCGGGTTTTGCCGGGCTGTGGCTCAACTGCGGGCATTACCGCAATGGATTGGTGCTGGCGCCGGCGTCGTGCCAGTTGTTTGCGGATGTGATGCTGGGCAGGGCGCCGATCATTGATCCGGCGCCGTATGCGCCGGCGGGGCGAATTTAA
- a CDS encoding PilW family protein, with protein MKQSNRGFGLIEVLIALALSLIVVLGVAQVFIAAKNTYVSQNTAAAMQEDARFVLSKMIQEIRMVGMFGCLGAVTDASSTGDFNASQLAPISWDNANLKLTMVTADVGGSGGTPTWTVLSDCKTSATAYTGARVASSGQMAFPIRRLIYSFSNNQLLMGVGSGTPTQAVLINNVSAFNVSFGVATSTSDVAASSYSANPANTALIRSVRLTLTLTDPNNRVRNQTFNVVAALRNRLQ; from the coding sequence ATGAAACAGTCCAACCGAGGCTTTGGCTTGATCGAGGTGTTGATCGCCCTGGCGTTGAGCCTGATCGTGGTACTGGGCGTGGCGCAGGTGTTCATCGCGGCCAAGAACACCTACGTCAGCCAGAACACCGCCGCCGCGATGCAGGAAGATGCGCGGTTCGTGTTGAGCAAGATGATTCAGGAAATTCGCATGGTCGGGATGTTTGGCTGCCTGGGGGCCGTCACGGACGCCAGTTCGACGGGTGACTTCAATGCCAGCCAGTTGGCGCCGATCAGTTGGGATAACGCCAATCTCAAGCTGACCATGGTGACAGCGGATGTGGGTGGCAGTGGCGGTACGCCGACCTGGACCGTGCTCTCCGACTGTAAAACCAGCGCCACGGCCTACACGGGGGCTAGAGTCGCGTCATCCGGGCAAATGGCTTTCCCGATTCGACGGTTGATCTACAGCTTCAGCAATAACCAGCTGTTGATGGGCGTTGGCAGCGGTACGCCAACCCAGGCGGTGCTGATCAACAACGTCAGTGCCTTCAACGTGTCCTTTGGCGTCGCCACCAGTACCAGCGATGTGGCGGCCTCCAGTTACAGCGCCAATCCAGCCAATACCGCGTTGATACGCAGCGTGCGCCTGACCCTGACGCTGACCGATCCGAACAATCGCGTGCGCAATCAAACCTTCAACGTGGTTGCGGCTCTGCGCAACCGGCTGCAGTAG
- a CDS encoding type IV pilin protein produces MRRSNRGFTLIEIMIVIAIIGIVITIGYPSLTEYTKKGRRTEVAGLLSEQAQILERFYSKNNLYTGATGLSTGNDFYTITPTITDQTFLLTAVRKSGTNMATDKCGDFTITNTGVRSMVNATSGLATKDCWGR; encoded by the coding sequence ATGCGCAGATCCAACCGAGGTTTTACCCTGATCGAAATCATGATCGTGATTGCGATCATCGGGATCGTTATCACCATTGGCTATCCGAGCCTTACCGAGTACACGAAAAAGGGCCGTCGCACCGAGGTGGCCGGGCTGCTTTCCGAGCAGGCGCAGATTCTTGAGCGGTTCTATTCCAAAAATAACCTCTACACCGGCGCCACCGGCCTGAGCACAGGTAACGACTTTTACACCATCACTCCGACCATCACCGACCAGACCTTCCTGCTGACGGCGGTGCGCAAGTCAGGTACGAACATGGCGACCGACAAGTGTGGGGATTTCACCATCACCAACACTGGCGTCAGAAGCATGGTCAACGCCACGTCCGGGCTGGCCACCAAGGATTGCTGGGGCCGCTGA
- the ispH gene encoding 4-hydroxy-3-methylbut-2-enyl diphosphate reductase → MQIKLANPRGFCAGVDRAIEIVNRALEVFGPPIYVRHEVVHNKFVVEDLRSRGAIFVEELDQVPDDVIVIFSAHGVSQAVRTEAAGRGLKVFDATCPLVTKVHIEVARYSRDGRECILIGHAGHPEVEGTMGQYDGSNGGAIYLVEDEKDVATLQVHNPDKLAFVTQTTLSMDDTSRVIDALRARFPAIGGPRKDDICYATQNRQDAVKQLADECDVVLVVGSPNSSNSNRLRELAERMATPAYLIDGAEDLQKSWFEGVERIGITAGASAPEVLVRGVIQQLQAWGATGADELSGREENITFSMPKELRVRSLL, encoded by the coding sequence ATGCAAATCAAACTCGCCAACCCCCGTGGCTTCTGCGCCGGCGTGGACCGGGCGATCGAAATCGTCAACCGCGCCCTGGAAGTCTTCGGGCCGCCGATCTATGTGCGCCACGAAGTGGTACACAACAAATTCGTCGTCGAAGACCTGCGTTCCCGCGGGGCGATCTTCGTCGAGGAACTGGATCAGGTGCCGGATGACGTCATCGTGATCTTCAGTGCCCACGGCGTTTCCCAAGCCGTGCGTACCGAAGCGGCCGGTCGTGGCCTGAAAGTGTTCGACGCGACCTGCCCGCTGGTGACCAAGGTGCACATCGAAGTCGCGCGCTACAGCCGTGACGGTCGTGAATGCATCCTGATCGGCCACGCCGGTCATCCGGAAGTCGAAGGCACCATGGGCCAGTACGATGGCAGTAATGGTGGCGCGATCTATCTGGTTGAAGACGAAAAAGACGTCGCCACCCTGCAAGTGCACAACCCCGACAAATTGGCGTTCGTGACCCAGACCACCTTGTCCATGGACGACACCAGCCGTGTGATCGACGCCCTGCGTGCGCGTTTCCCGGCCATCGGTGGTCCGCGCAAGGACGACATCTGCTACGCCACGCAAAACCGTCAGGACGCGGTCAAGCAACTGGCGGACGAATGCGACGTGGTGCTGGTGGTTGGCAGCCCGAACAGTTCCAACTCCAATCGCCTGCGGGAATTGGCCGAGCGCATGGCCACCCCGGCCTACCTGATCGACGGTGCCGAAGACCTGCAAAAAAGCTGGTTCGAGGGTGTCGAGCGTATCGGCATCACCGCTGGCGCCTCCGCACCGGAAGTGCTGGTGCGTGGCGTGATCCAGCAGTTGCAGGCCTGGGGCGCTACCGGCGCCGATGAGCTGTCTGGTCGTGAGGAGAACATCACCTTCTCCATGCCTAAAGAGCTGCGCGTGCGCTCTTTGCTTTAA
- a CDS encoding GspH/FimT family pseudopilin: MHQQGLSLIELLMGLAIAGIVLLLVSPAFAALAEANHREEAAQSLISGLRSARSEAITRNQTVIIHAIDDDWSQGWRIIADVSGEGHEDTRNPLLFEQRSSARVPIVGNWRVVSFVRFSGLGEPLMPDKAFQAGTLHLCAAREPVSHLQVVLAATGRVRLNNQKVEQALCAEEKRLKAKSARAAL; this comes from the coding sequence ATGCATCAGCAAGGCTTAAGCCTGATCGAACTGCTCATGGGACTGGCAATTGCCGGGATTGTTCTGCTGTTGGTCAGTCCGGCGTTTGCGGCGCTGGCCGAAGCGAATCATCGCGAAGAAGCCGCGCAATCGCTGATCAGTGGCCTGCGCAGCGCCAGGAGCGAAGCGATCACACGCAATCAGACTGTAATCATCCACGCCATTGATGACGACTGGAGCCAGGGTTGGCGGATTATTGCGGATGTCAGTGGCGAGGGGCATGAGGACACCCGCAATCCATTGCTCTTCGAGCAGCGCAGTAGCGCTCGAGTGCCGATTGTCGGCAACTGGCGGGTCGTGAGTTTCGTCCGCTTCAGTGGTCTCGGGGAACCGTTGATGCCAGACAAGGCCTTCCAAGCGGGGACATTGCACCTCTGCGCGGCCCGCGAGCCGGTCAGTCACCTTCAGGTGGTGCTGGCCGCGACGGGGCGCGTGCGCCTGAACAACCAGAAAGTTGAGCAGGCGCTGTGTGCCGAGGAGAAAAGGCTTAAAGCAAAGAGCGCACGCGCAGCTCTTTAG
- a CDS encoding pilus assembly PilX family protein, giving the protein MRAPTNKQTNQRGMALLVSLVFLLLLTVIGISSMQNATLQEKMAASVTLRNKSFQLAEATLRIGESAVQLATYTLAVCGTTAQCAPPAESSSVTGAGLNSTSGVTWIAAGGGLYGVQNIGTTTGAVNIPSNSSATLYRVTAVGIVGNNVRSVVESIYAKY; this is encoded by the coding sequence ATGAGAGCCCCGACAAACAAGCAAACAAACCAACGGGGAATGGCCTTGCTGGTCAGCCTGGTATTTCTGTTGCTGCTGACGGTGATCGGCATTTCATCGATGCAGAACGCGACCCTCCAGGAAAAAATGGCCGCCAGCGTGACCCTGCGCAATAAATCCTTCCAACTGGCCGAAGCCACCTTGCGCATCGGCGAAAGCGCGGTACAACTGGCGACCTATACGCTGGCGGTGTGCGGCACCACGGCGCAATGCGCGCCGCCGGCGGAATCCTCGAGCGTGACCGGTGCCGGGCTCAATTCCACGTCGGGGGTCACCTGGATTGCCGCCGGCGGCGGCTTGTATGGGGTGCAGAACATCGGCACGACGACGGGCGCCGTCAACATCCCAAGCAACTCCTCGGCGACGCTGTACCGGGTCACCGCAGTCGGCATCGTCGGCAATAACGTTCGCAGTGTGGTGGAGAGCATCTATGCCAAGTATTGA
- a CDS encoding pilus assembly protein, whose amino-acid sequence MPSIDARGGWRRGWAQVLFGALLSLYLAAPAYAFTPSDSPLLSAAAVPPNVMLLIDDSGSMNTIIFAAGFDPAVNRTPARQCNAFIGLCLSASDIVGSSIFLSSLPSSGCSGGAYAFYNNSLTPQCIKLPDPVGNENTRYTDDYLSYLVGLANGSNRDFTNGSIPNDYRVNVARNVSAALVAGNRGLRIGLATFNPPSSNNSANGGYIARPISDLAVVTGSVTQSQADTNYNNLISSINNLAAVANTPLAETYYEITRYFRGMTPYYNSTPTTYTSPIQYRCQKNYGVVVTDGLPTYDRTFPTNDPLGTTRLPNWDGINNDGNNLSGDDEGDTLYLDDIAKFAFDIDMRSTGTDLAGKSWTAADFPKQYMNTYTVGFTAANPMLSDAAAYGQGLYYQANDAAGLNAALSSALSNITSKAGSGGSGVTSGTTVASGSSYFQTSYDPKDWRGTIKSYGFTASGSVNTSSVLWTTDTAIVPGATAPTYQSWNTLTNAAITLAYGNFSPAQQTSLSQSLPTGIVGNDLVEWSKGTNKTGLKVRSVLLGDIINSPLALASPTDQTASDLVGDSTYTTYLATKAANMSPSLVVNANDGFLNVINAANGARRYAYMPSSVLPSLRYIADPTYINGVSHKFLVDGQVGVFDAQLSGAWKTLALGGVGAGGKTFYAVQLFDASAGNAFKALWEISAPTTANTANAFNDLGYAYARPEVARLADGRWAAFISNGYGSNSGVAALYVVDVRDGSLIKKIVIDSTETTNGLSSVELKVNSQNVVQAAYGGDLKGRLWKFDLSGATTDSWGVAFSGKPLFTTPGGATQPITAQPLLADNSLGGKQVFFGTGKFNETADKTNKDLQAFYSVWDADGGSGQMTVSSLQAQAVTGVIGGSAGGQFITTSQNDTTYPAEKGWYLPLVYNSVLTGERVINQASLVAGRIVFTTASVDTTDPCASFGTGKLVELDAFSGKMLNYAVLDTNGDGLVDSTDSISSGVIFTGGIPTLNAIVNNASRKIVNDSSGGISSLVEKPGGGGGRRIMWRQIQ is encoded by the coding sequence ATGCCAAGTATTGATGCTCGCGGTGGCTGGCGCCGAGGGTGGGCGCAGGTGCTTTTCGGTGCGTTGCTGAGCCTGTACCTGGCGGCGCCGGCCTACGCCTTCACGCCATCGGACTCCCCGCTGTTGAGCGCGGCGGCGGTGCCACCGAACGTCATGTTGTTGATCGACGACTCGGGGAGCATGAACACCATCATCTTCGCGGCGGGCTTCGACCCCGCGGTCAACCGCACGCCGGCCAGGCAGTGCAACGCCTTTATCGGCTTGTGTCTGAGTGCTTCTGACATCGTCGGCAGCTCGATCTTCCTCTCCAGTCTGCCGAGCTCCGGGTGTTCAGGTGGTGCGTACGCGTTCTACAACAACAGTCTGACCCCGCAATGCATCAAGCTCCCAGACCCGGTGGGCAATGAAAATACCCGCTACACCGACGACTACCTCTCGTACCTGGTGGGTTTGGCCAACGGTAGCAATCGTGATTTCACTAACGGCTCGATCCCCAACGACTATCGAGTCAACGTGGCGCGTAATGTCTCCGCTGCATTGGTAGCCGGTAACCGCGGCTTGCGTATCGGCCTGGCTACGTTCAATCCGCCCAGCAGCAACAACTCCGCCAATGGCGGTTATATCGCTCGGCCCATCAGCGATCTGGCAGTCGTCACCGGCAGCGTTACCCAGTCCCAGGCTGACACCAATTACAACAACCTGATCTCCTCCATCAATAACCTGGCGGCTGTGGCCAACACGCCGCTGGCCGAAACCTACTACGAAATCACCCGTTATTTTCGCGGTATGACGCCGTACTACAACTCGACGCCGACGACCTACACCAGCCCGATCCAGTATCGCTGCCAGAAGAACTACGGCGTGGTCGTCACTGACGGCTTGCCGACCTATGATCGGACGTTTCCGACCAACGATCCGCTGGGCACCACCCGCTTGCCCAACTGGGACGGGATCAACAACGATGGCAATAACCTCAGTGGCGATGACGAGGGCGACACCCTGTATCTGGACGACATCGCCAAGTTCGCTTTCGACATCGACATGCGTTCGACCGGTACGGACCTGGCCGGCAAAAGCTGGACCGCGGCGGATTTTCCCAAGCAGTACATGAACACCTACACCGTGGGTTTCACCGCAGCCAACCCGATGCTGTCGGATGCGGCCGCTTACGGCCAGGGCCTGTATTACCAGGCTAACGACGCTGCCGGTCTTAACGCGGCCTTGTCCTCGGCCTTGAGCAACATCACCTCCAAGGCCGGATCGGGCGGTAGCGGTGTCACCAGCGGCACCACGGTGGCCAGCGGTTCGAGTTACTTCCAGACCAGCTACGACCCCAAGGACTGGCGCGGGACGATCAAGTCCTACGGCTTCACGGCCAGCGGCTCGGTCAATACATCCTCGGTGTTATGGACCACCGACACGGCCATCGTGCCGGGAGCCACGGCGCCGACCTACCAGTCCTGGAACACCCTGACCAACGCCGCGATTACCTTGGCCTACGGCAACTTTTCCCCGGCCCAGCAAACCTCGCTCAGCCAGAGTCTGCCGACCGGGATTGTCGGCAATGACCTGGTGGAGTGGAGCAAGGGCACCAACAAGACCGGGCTGAAAGTGCGCTCGGTATTGCTCGGTGACATCATCAACTCGCCCCTTGCGCTGGCTTCTCCCACGGATCAGACCGCGTCGGATCTGGTGGGCGATTCCACCTACACCACCTATCTGGCGACCAAAGCCGCCAACATGAGCCCCAGCCTGGTGGTCAACGCCAACGACGGCTTTCTCAATGTCATCAACGCCGCCAACGGTGCCCGACGTTATGCCTACATGCCGTCCAGCGTGCTGCCGTCGTTGCGCTATATTGCCGATCCCACCTATATCAACGGCGTGAGCCACAAGTTTCTGGTGGACGGTCAGGTCGGGGTGTTCGACGCCCAACTCAGCGGCGCCTGGAAAACCCTGGCCCTGGGCGGTGTAGGGGCGGGCGGCAAGACGTTCTACGCCGTGCAGCTGTTTGATGCGTCAGCGGGTAACGCCTTCAAGGCATTGTGGGAAATCAGCGCACCGACCACGGCGAACACGGCGAACGCTTTCAATGACCTGGGTTATGCCTATGCGCGCCCGGAAGTGGCACGCTTGGCCGATGGGCGTTGGGCGGCTTTCATCTCCAACGGCTACGGGAGCAATTCGGGGGTGGCAGCGTTGTATGTGGTGGACGTACGTGACGGTTCGCTGATCAAGAAAATCGTCATCGACAGCACGGAAACCACCAATGGCCTGTCTTCGGTGGAGCTCAAGGTCAACTCGCAGAACGTGGTGCAGGCCGCTTATGGCGGCGACCTGAAAGGACGTTTGTGGAAGTTCGACCTGAGTGGCGCCACAACTGACAGCTGGGGCGTCGCTTTTTCCGGCAAGCCATTGTTCACGACCCCGGGTGGCGCCACACAACCGATTACCGCGCAACCGCTGCTGGCGGACAATTCCCTGGGCGGCAAGCAGGTGTTTTTCGGTACCGGGAAATTCAATGAGACTGCCGACAAGACCAACAAGGATCTTCAAGCGTTCTACTCGGTATGGGATGCCGATGGCGGATCTGGACAGATGACGGTGTCGAGTTTGCAGGCCCAGGCCGTGACCGGGGTGATCGGCGGCAGCGCGGGCGGGCAATTCATTACCACAAGCCAGAATGACACGACCTACCCGGCCGAGAAGGGGTGGTACCTGCCGCTGGTATACAACAGCGTGTTGACCGGTGAGCGGGTGATCAATCAGGCCAGCCTGGTTGCCGGCCGCATCGTGTTCACCACGGCCAGCGTCGACACCACCGACCCTTGCGCCAGTTTCGGTACCGGGAAGCTGGTCGAGCTGGATGCATTCAGCGGTAAGATGCTCAACTACGCGGTGCTCGACACCAATGGCGACGGGCTGGTCGACAGCACGGATTCGATTTCCAGCGGGGTGATTTTCACCGGTGGTATTCCGACGCTGAACGCGATCGTCAACAATGCGTCCCGCAAAATTGTGAACGATTCCAGCGGTGGCATCAGCTCCCTGGTGGAAAAACCCGGCGGTGGCGGCGGCCGTCGCATCATGTGGCGACAAATACAGTAA
- the fkpB gene encoding FKBP-type peptidyl-prolyl cis-trans isomerase, with protein sequence MAEQRIRQNTEVTLHFALRLENGDTVDSTFDKAPATFKVGDGNLLPGFEAALFGFKAGDKRTLTIAPENAFGQPNPQNVQIIPRSQFKDMDLSPGLLVIFNDAANTELPGIVKEFDDDQVTIDFNHPLAGKTLTFDVEIIDVKSL encoded by the coding sequence TTGGCTGAGCAACGCATCCGCCAGAACACGGAAGTCACCTTGCACTTTGCACTGCGCCTGGAGAACGGCGACACCGTCGACAGCACCTTCGACAAAGCCCCGGCGACCTTCAAGGTCGGCGATGGCAACCTGTTACCAGGTTTCGAAGCAGCACTGTTCGGCTTCAAGGCTGGCGACAAGCGCACCCTGACCATTGCGCCGGAAAACGCTTTTGGCCAGCCCAACCCGCAAAACGTACAGATCATCCCGCGTTCGCAGTTCAAGGACATGGACCTGTCGCCGGGGTTGCTGGTGATCTTCAACGATGCGGCCAATACTGAGTTGCCCGGGATCGTGAAAGAATTCGATGATGACCAGGTCACTATCGACTTCAATCACCCGCTGGCTGGCAAGACATTGACCTTTGACGTTGAGATCATCGACGTCAAATCGCTGTAA
- the pilV gene encoding type IV pilus modification protein PilV, whose product MRERSRRAQEGMTLIEVLVALLILTVGLLGAAAIQLNALKYTDSARMTSQASFIAYDMLDRIRANTGADYTVTPPTSANLSVARDQDLYDFTTNIVAFGGASATGSVALNQRVYTITITWDDSRATNVANSRRSFVLTSRAAVDPVTTP is encoded by the coding sequence ATGAGGGAGCGGAGCAGGCGAGCACAGGAGGGCATGACGCTGATCGAGGTACTGGTCGCGTTGTTGATTCTGACCGTGGGGCTGTTGGGGGCGGCGGCGATTCAGCTCAATGCGCTCAAGTACACCGACAGTGCGCGGATGACCAGCCAGGCGAGTTTTATCGCCTACGACATGCTGGATCGCATCCGCGCCAACACCGGTGCCGATTACACCGTCACGCCTCCGACGTCGGCCAACCTGAGCGTCGCCCGGGACCAGGATCTCTACGATTTCACCACCAATATCGTCGCCTTTGGCGGGGCGAGCGCCACCGGCAGCGTGGCGCTGAATCAGCGGGTGTACACCATCACCATCACCTGGGATGACTCGCGGGCCACCAACGTCGCCAACTCGCGGCGCAGTTTTGTCCTGACCAGTCGTGCCGCCGTCGACCCGGTGACCACGCCATGA
- a CDS encoding GspH/FimT family pseudopilin, with the protein MDHRTKGFTLVEVLITLAIFLILITMAVPMFTRSIQGTRADTEVGDLQRALNYARLEAIDRGVTTRLRPTAGGSVWTGELTVYEGTGTLANILRVVPAMSSGATLTLTSGVTAIDFNNLGGLSAPSTAVVITYVLGAQSKTLNVCLNGRILLGGSCG; encoded by the coding sequence ATGGATCATCGTACAAAAGGTTTCACGCTGGTCGAGGTGCTGATCACGCTCGCGATTTTTCTGATCCTGATCACGATGGCGGTGCCGATGTTTACCCGTTCGATACAGGGCACCCGGGCTGATACCGAGGTGGGCGACCTGCAACGCGCGCTCAATTACGCACGGCTAGAGGCCATCGACCGTGGTGTTACCACGCGACTGCGGCCGACTGCCGGTGGCAGCGTCTGGACCGGGGAGCTGACGGTCTACGAGGGTACTGGCACTCTGGCCAATATATTACGGGTTGTTCCAGCGATGAGCAGTGGTGCGACTCTGACGCTAACCTCTGGAGTGACTGCCATCGATTTCAACAATCTGGGCGGTTTGTCGGCACCGTCCACGGCGGTGGTGATCACTTATGTATTGGGGGCGCAGAGCAAGACGCTGAATGTGTGTTTGAACGGACGGATTCTATTGGGTGGAAGTTGCGGATGA